The genomic stretch CCGAGGGAGCGGACCAGGTCGGTCTTCGCGGTGCGGCACACGCCGGTGACTTGGGCGTCGTAGGCCTTGGCGAGCTGGACGGCGAAGCTGCCCACGCCGCCGCCGGCGCCGGTGACGAGGACCCTCTGCCCGGCGGTGAGCTGGCCGGCGTCGCGCAGTCCTTGGAGGGCGGCGCAGGCGGAGATGGGCACGGTGGCGGCCTGGGCAAAGGTGAGGGTGGCCGGTTTGGGGGCGAGCTTGTCCTGGTGGGCGCGGGCGTACTCGGCGTATGCACCGTCGCAGGTGCCGTAGACCTCGTCGCCGGGACGGAACCGAGTGACGTTGGCGCCGACGGCTGCGACGCGGCCGGCAACGTCCATGCCCGGGACGGGGTTCTTGGGCCGGCGTAGCCCGAAACCGGCGGCGCGCACCATGTAGGGCAGGCCGGTGATGACGTGCCACACACCCTGGTCGACGCCGGCGGCCTCGACGCGGACGAGCACGTCGTCGGCGCCGATGGTCGGGACGGCCATGTCGCGCAGCTGGAGCTGTGCCGGTGCGCAGTAGGTGTCGCGGGTGATCGCGATCATCGTCGTCTTCGTCATGGTCGTCTCGATCCTGGTCGGGGTGCTCGTGCGGGTGGTCGTCCGGACGGTGACCGGAGTGATCGTCGGGTTGGTCATGGGGAGTGGTCCTCTCGGATGAGGTGGGGCCGGGCCCGGCTCAGGCGGCGGTGGGGACGAGCCGGTTTCGTGGGGTGGCGGGTCGTTTTGGGTGTGGCGGTCCGGGCCCGCCAAGCGGTGGCTCGCGCGCTGGGCCGGGTTGGGGATGTGTGTCGGTGTCGCGGTAGCCGAAGACGTCGTCGAGCGGCACGTTGAAGACACGGGCGATCTGGAAGGCCACCTCCAGCGAGTGGCGGCCCTGTTCGGTGGCGATGACGGTCTGGCGGGTCACGCCGAGGCGGTCGGCCAGGTCGGCCTGCGTCATCTCGCCGTGGGGAACCGCAGCGCCCTGATCGAGTTGGTCACCCTGGTCGGCTTGGCCATCGCTAGAATCCCTGCCGGTAGGCGACGATCTTCACGACCGCCGAGACGAACGCGGCCGGTACGAACGACAGGACAGCGTGTTGGCGATCCAGAACTGCTCAGCCTCCGCCATGGTCAGGCCGAGCGGGACCGATCGCCGCGACGCTCATGACATGCCTCCGTCATGACCACGCTGCTGTTCGCCGCGACCGGAGTGTGGCTCCGCGCGGCGCACCCGGCCACAGCGGCGCTTTCGCGGTGAGGGTTACGCGGCAGCGACGGTGGCGGGACGGTCGCGCTGCGGGGCCTTGACGCCCTTCACGAGCAGCCAGAGGATCATCGATACCTCCGCGATGGCGGCCGGGGTGACGACAAAGGGGCTCAGCGCCGCGCCCAGGTCGGGGGCGGTCAACCGGGCGAACGTGTCGACGAGGTAGCCGAAGCAGCCAACCATCAGCAGTACGCCGATCACGCGCGGGACCATGCCCGACCGGTAGACGAGGTATCCCATCGGCAGCAGCCACAGGCCGAAGAAGATCTGCGTCATCAGGTACCCGTGGTGGTGCAGGTCGAGCATGAGCAGCACCAGTGCGTCGGATCCCTGCGCGCCGAAGGCGCTCGTGTAGGCGGCGTCGCTCACGTGCAGCGCCTGGAACTGGTGAGCCAGGTTGAGGGCCATCATGGCGGCAGCGACCGCCAGGAAGGCCACCATCGCCCGGGCGGCGTTGGCGTGCACGTGTTTGAGCAGCAGGTACAGGGCCATGGCCGTCAACAACCCGGTCACGGTAGTGACGAGGTCGGCCACGACGCTGGCCCGAACGAGGCCGGCATGGGTCGCGACGTTCTTCGCGGTCGTGGCGGCGTCGCCGGCCTCGTACACCGTGACGCGCACGATCTCGGCGAAGGCGCCGCCGATGCCGACGATGAGGTAGAGCAGTCCCGCGATACGGG from Nonomuraea polychroma encodes the following:
- a CDS encoding NAD(P)-dependent alcohol dehydrogenase; the encoded protein is MTNPTITPVTVRTTTRTSTPTRIETTMTKTTMIAITRDTYCAPAQLQLRDMAVPTIGADDVLVRVEAAGVDQGVWHVITGLPYMVRAAGFGLRRPKNPVPGMDVAGRVAAVGANVTRFRPGDEVYGTCDGAYAEYARAHQDKLAPKPATLTFAQAATVPISACAALQGLRDAGQLTAGQRVLVTGAGGGVGSFAVQLAKAYDAQVTGVCRTAKTDLVRSLGADHVIDHTREDFTTGTDRYDLILDTAGNRPLTQLRRALAPRGTLVIVGGPGGGRVLQGADRQIRAMLLSPFVGQRLTGLMSTEPAADLHTLADLIDSGALTPVLDRTYPLAQTPDAIDYLKTGQPAGKVAITI
- a CDS encoding helix-turn-helix transcriptional regulator, with translation MTQADLADRLGVTRQTVIATEQGRHSLEVAFQIARVFNVPLDDVFGYRDTDTHPQPGPAREPPLGGPGPPHPKRPATPRNRLVPTAA
- a CDS encoding DUF4386 domain-containing protein, with the protein product MHAPQRLARIAGLLYLIVGIGGAFAEIVRVTVYEAGDAATTAKNVATHAGLVRASVVADLVTTVTGLLTAMALYLLLKHVHANAARAMVAFLAVAAAMMALNLAHQFQALHVSDAAYTSAFGAQGSDALVLLMLDLHHHGYLMTQIFFGLWLLPMGYLVYRSGMVPRVIGVLLMVGCFGYLVDTFARLTAPDLGAALSPFVVTPAAIAEVSMILWLLVKGVKAPQRDRPATVAAA